Proteins encoded by one window of Sphingomonas ginkgonis:
- a CDS encoding HAD family hydrolase, with protein sequence MLKAILFDVDGTLVDSNDLHVTAWQRAFAAVGADLDRGAIHHQIGKGGDNLVPALLPGASRSLRERVDEEHGRIFQREMMAAVMPFPGAHDLVARCRDSGLVTVLASSSSRRELDHYIDLLGIAGLLDATTSRDDVERTKPCPDIFETAARKTGVWTAEALVIGDTPYDVMAAGQGGMGALAVRSGGFSDAELADSLGIYDDVADVLAHFDQAVLAAVPA encoded by the coding sequence ATGCTCAAAGCCATCCTGTTCGACGTCGACGGCACGCTGGTCGACAGCAACGACCTTCATGTCACCGCTTGGCAGCGCGCCTTTGCCGCCGTCGGCGCCGACCTCGATCGCGGCGCGATCCATCACCAGATCGGCAAGGGCGGCGACAATCTTGTCCCGGCCCTGCTTCCCGGTGCTTCTCGGTCGCTTCGGGAGCGGGTCGACGAGGAGCATGGCCGCATCTTCCAGCGCGAGATGATGGCGGCGGTGATGCCCTTTCCCGGCGCGCACGACCTGGTCGCTCGCTGTCGGGACTCAGGACTGGTCACGGTGCTCGCCTCGTCGAGCAGTCGGCGCGAGCTGGACCACTATATCGACCTGTTGGGGATCGCCGGTCTGCTGGACGCCACCACCAGCCGCGACGATGTCGAGCGCACAAAGCCCTGTCCCGATATCTTCGAGACCGCTGCCCGCAAGACAGGAGTCTGGACAGCCGAAGCGCTGGTGATTGGCGACACACCCTATGACGTCATGGCGGCAGGCCAAGGCGGGATGGGCGCGCTCGCCGTTCGCAGCGGCGGCTTCAGCGATGCGGAACTGGCGGACAGCCTCGGAATTTACGACGACGTCGCCGATGTGCTCGCCCATTTCGACCAGGCGGTCCTCGCCGCAGTGCCAGCCTAG
- a CDS encoding DUF72 domain-containing protein → MAGLNDIHIGCSGWVYRHWKGRFYPADLPQRRWFACYAETFDTVEINASFYRLPLPATFDGWREKAPAGFRYALKVNRFITHSKRLLDCAEPLAQFVALARRLGSSLGPILHQLPPSLHRDDQRLVEYLALLSADLEHVVEFRHASWYDPAVLALLDRHGVGFVAHDLIGLVSPRRASGRTAYVRFHGTGGKYRGRYSGEQTRDWARWLLEQRSAGRSVWAYFNNDSGGDAIDDARALRDAIATIGTVAG, encoded by the coding sequence ATGGCCGGGTTGAACGACATCCACATCGGCTGTTCCGGCTGGGTCTATCGCCACTGGAAGGGCCGTTTCTATCCTGCCGATCTGCCGCAGCGGCGCTGGTTTGCCTGCTATGCTGAAACATTCGACACGGTGGAGATCAACGCCAGCTTCTATCGTCTGCCGCTGCCCGCGACTTTTGACGGCTGGCGCGAGAAGGCGCCCGCGGGCTTTCGGTACGCGCTTAAGGTCAACCGCTTCATCACTCATAGCAAAAGGCTGCTCGACTGCGCCGAGCCTCTCGCCCAGTTTGTCGCTCTCGCGCGGCGCCTTGGATCAAGCCTCGGACCCATCCTCCATCAGCTTCCGCCCAGCCTCCACCGCGATGACCAACGGCTGGTCGAATATCTTGCGCTGCTCTCCGCAGACCTCGAGCATGTCGTCGAGTTCCGCCACGCCAGCTGGTATGATCCGGCGGTGCTCGCCCTCCTTGACCGCCACGGTGTCGGCTTCGTCGCGCATGACCTAATCGGGCTCGTCAGCCCGCGCCGGGCGAGCGGGCGCACCGCCTACGTCCGCTTCCATGGCACTGGCGGCAAGTATCGCGGCCGCTACTCCGGTGAACAAACCCGCGACTGGGCCCGCTGGCTGCTTGAGCAGCGGTCGGCTGGCCGCTCCGTTTGGGCCTATTTCAACAACGACAGCGGTGGGGACGCGATCGACGACGCGCGCGCCCTCCGGGATGCCATAGCAACGATCGGGACGGTGGCTGGTTAG
- a CDS encoding L,D-transpeptidase family protein: MSINRLAPLVAGAGLLALAGAALAQAPAQRGAPGRTAAGQPSTAGPANGGGWVAPGTPGSPIDGTIFHAQVLLDAAGFPAGPIDGKAGQSVKRAVTGFQTANGLQPTGNLDNPTRTALLQNSRASTVMVTLSPGQVAGPFVNPIPRKPEDQAKLSCLCYRNMLEKVSEEFHTTPATIIALNGPDKMIGAGKTLRLPNVIPTDRSYNATVPQQYQGWFAGLNVGGGQKGDYIVVDKSDGVLRVYQGPVPEGAYSTNKGGKGDSAGSPPANAGEGAKLVAQFNVTMGSSHDPLPLGKWKVPTYSFLPKFHYQPNLFWDAKDKTADDKMLPAGPNGPVGVAWLDLTKEHYGIHGTSSPETIGRAESHGCVRMTNWDVLRLAGMMKPGFTAIFQA, translated from the coding sequence TTGTCGATCAACCGTCTCGCGCCGCTTGTCGCCGGCGCCGGTCTGCTTGCCCTTGCCGGAGCCGCGCTGGCCCAGGCTCCTGCCCAACGTGGCGCGCCTGGCCGGACGGCGGCGGGCCAGCCGTCGACGGCTGGTCCCGCGAACGGTGGGGGGTGGGTGGCGCCCGGCACGCCGGGGTCGCCGATCGACGGCACCATCTTCCATGCGCAGGTTCTCCTCGATGCTGCCGGCTTCCCCGCTGGGCCGATCGACGGCAAGGCCGGCCAGTCGGTCAAGCGCGCCGTCACGGGGTTTCAGACCGCCAACGGGCTGCAGCCGACCGGTAACCTCGACAACCCGACCCGCACCGCGCTGCTTCAGAACAGCCGCGCCTCGACGGTGATGGTCACGCTGAGCCCGGGCCAGGTGGCCGGGCCGTTCGTCAATCCAATCCCGCGCAAGCCCGAGGACCAGGCCAAGCTGTCCTGCCTCTGCTACCGCAACATGCTGGAGAAGGTTTCAGAGGAGTTCCACACCACCCCGGCGACGATCATCGCCCTCAACGGGCCGGACAAGATGATCGGCGCGGGCAAGACGCTGCGCCTGCCGAATGTCATCCCGACCGATCGCAGCTACAACGCGACCGTGCCGCAGCAATATCAGGGCTGGTTCGCCGGCCTCAACGTCGGTGGCGGCCAGAAGGGCGACTATATCGTCGTCGACAAGAGCGACGGCGTGCTCCGCGTCTACCAGGGCCCGGTGCCGGAGGGGGCTTACAGCACCAACAAGGGCGGCAAGGGCGACAGCGCCGGCTCGCCCCCAGCCAACGCGGGCGAGGGAGCCAAGCTGGTCGCGCAGTTCAACGTGACCATGGGCTCGAGCCACGATCCGTTGCCCCTGGGCAAGTGGAAGGTGCCGACATACAGCTTCCTGCCCAAGTTTCACTACCAGCCCAATCTCTTCTGGGACGCGAAGGACAAGACGGCTGATGACAAGATGCTCCCGGCAGGCCCCAACGGCCCGGTCGGCGTCGCCTGGCTCGACCTCACCAAGGAGCATTACGGCATCCACGGCACCAGTAGCCCGGAGACCATCGGCCGCGCCGAGAGCCATGGCTGCGTCCGCATGACCAACTGGGACGTGCTTCGGCTCGCCGGGATGATGAAGCCCGGCTTCACCGCGATCTTTCAGGCCTGA
- a CDS encoding M23 family metallopeptidase, whose protein sequence is MTGRGFSIASTLIVVAVLLGAVWLFIFNIQHAPSGLSPGRAPGRTDATPASTAPEQPRNVEVGPFGLAVPVAGVRTGELVDTFDAARSGGRVHDAIDIMAPEGTPVVAAADGQVEKLFNSFRGGITLYVRSPDTRWNYYYAHLNRYAPGIGEGQQVRRGQLLGFVGHTGDASPSGPHLHFAINQMGRGDGWWEGQAINPYPLLAGRPGSR, encoded by the coding sequence ATGACGGGACGAGGTTTTTCTATCGCCAGTACCCTGATCGTCGTCGCGGTCCTGCTTGGCGCGGTCTGGCTGTTCATCTTCAACATCCAGCACGCACCGAGCGGACTGTCGCCGGGCCGAGCGCCGGGGCGGACCGATGCCACTCCCGCTTCAACCGCACCGGAGCAGCCGCGTAACGTCGAGGTCGGTCCGTTCGGCCTTGCCGTTCCGGTCGCCGGGGTTCGGACGGGCGAGCTCGTCGACACGTTCGACGCGGCCCGCTCGGGTGGCCGGGTGCACGACGCGATCGACATCATGGCACCGGAGGGAACACCGGTGGTGGCGGCCGCCGACGGGCAGGTCGAAAAGCTGTTCAACAGCTTTCGCGGCGGAATCACCCTCTACGTGCGCTCGCCCGACACCCGGTGGAACTATTACTATGCCCACCTCAACCGCTACGCGCCGGGGATCGGCGAGGGACAGCAGGTGCGGCGCGGCCAGCTGCTGGGATTCGTCGGGCACACCGGCGATGCCAGCCCGTCGGGTCCGCACCTCCACTTCGCGATTAACCAGATGGGCCGCGGCGACGGCTGGTGGGAAGGACAGGCGATCAATCCTTACCCCTTGCTTGCGGGGCGGCCGGGCAGCCGCTAA
- the efp gene encoding elongation factor P, with translation MKISGVDIRPGNIIEYEGGIWRAVKIQHTQPGKGGAYMQVEMKNLIDGRKTNVRFRSAETVERVRLDTKDFQYLYADGDDLVFMDKDSYEQVNLPKDLIGEPAAFLQDGMDVVMELYNERPISVQLPDQIEATIVEADAVVKGQTASSSYKPAVLDNGVRVMVPPHIASGTRIVVDVYEQTYIRRAD, from the coding sequence ATGAAGATCAGCGGCGTGGACATTCGTCCCGGCAACATCATCGAATATGAAGGCGGCATCTGGCGGGCGGTGAAGATCCAGCACACCCAGCCGGGCAAGGGCGGCGCCTACATGCAGGTCGAGATGAAGAACCTCATCGACGGCCGCAAGACCAACGTCCGCTTCCGCTCGGCCGAGACCGTCGAGCGCGTCCGCCTCGACACCAAGGATTTCCAATATCTCTACGCCGACGGCGACGACCTCGTCTTCATGGACAAGGACAGCTACGAGCAGGTCAACCTGCCTAAGGACCTGATCGGCGAGCCGGCGGCCTTCCTGCAGGACGGCATGGACGTGGTGATGGAGCTCTACAACGAGCGGCCGATCAGCGTTCAGCTGCCCGACCAGATCGAGGCGACCATCGTCGAGGCCGACGCGGTGGTGAAGGGGCAGACCGCCTCGTCCAGCTACAAGCCGGCGGTGCTCGACAACGGCGTCCGCGTCATGGTCCCGCCGCATATCGCGAGCGGAACCCGGATCGTGGTCGACGTCTACGAGCAGACCTACATCCGCCGCGCGGACTGA
- a CDS encoding inositol monophosphatase family protein, which yields MVAHSGLITVLQRAVRKAAPRLRRDFGEVEQLQVSRKGPGDFVTMADKRAEQTIVEELRNARPDWGMLLEEGGKVEGDPDKPRWIVDPLDGTTNFLHGIPHFSISIAVEDPRGAGGKPEITHGIIYQPLTDESFWAEKGRGAWLHDRRLRVSARRFLDEAVIGTGIPHIGRGDFARWSRIYGAIAPEVAGIRRFGSAALDFAWVAAGRMDGFWEDDLDPWDSAAGILLVREAGGFVSDYRGQDRMMEKREYLAANGELHSKLHKLLAGSLR from the coding sequence ATGGTTGCCCATTCCGGCCTGATCACCGTTCTCCAGCGCGCCGTCCGCAAGGCGGCGCCGCGGCTCCGGCGTGACTTCGGCGAAGTCGAGCAGCTGCAGGTCAGCCGCAAGGGGCCGGGCGATTTCGTCACCATGGCGGACAAGCGTGCCGAGCAGACGATCGTCGAGGAGCTCCGTAACGCCCGGCCTGACTGGGGCATGCTGCTGGAGGAGGGCGGAAAGGTCGAGGGCGACCCTGACAAGCCGCGCTGGATCGTCGACCCGCTCGATGGAACTACCAACTTCCTTCACGGCATCCCGCATTTCTCCATCTCGATCGCGGTCGAGGATCCGCGAGGCGCAGGCGGCAAGCCCGAGATCACTCATGGGATCATCTACCAGCCGCTGACAGACGAGAGCTTCTGGGCCGAGAAGGGCAGAGGCGCCTGGCTCCACGACCGCCGGCTGCGCGTCTCGGCGCGGCGCTTCCTCGACGAGGCGGTGATCGGGACGGGGATCCCGCACATCGGACGCGGCGACTTCGCCCGGTGGAGCCGGATCTACGGCGCAATCGCGCCCGAAGTGGCGGGGATCCGGCGCTTCGGCTCGGCGGCGCTCGACTTTGCCTGGGTCGCCGCAGGCCGGATGGACGGCTTCTGGGAGGATGACCTCGACCCGTGGGACTCTGCGGCCGGCATCCTCCTCGTCCGCGAGGCGGGCGGGTTCGTCAGCGACTATCGCGGGCAGGACCGGATGATGGAGAAGCGCGAATATCTCGCGGCAAACGGTGAGCTGCACAGCAAGCTCCACAAGCTGCTGGCGGGCTCGCTGCGCTAA
- the ndhC gene encoding NADH-quinone oxidoreductase subunit A: MAHVAFGYLPILLFLGVALGLSGAFVALPMVVSRLTGTHRPDAMKLSEYECGFPAFEDSRSQFDVRFYLVAILFIVFDLEAAFLFPWAVSLNLTKWTGWLSMMGFIGELALGLAYAWKKGALEWE; encoded by the coding sequence TTGGCTCACGTCGCCTTTGGTTATCTTCCGATCCTGCTGTTCCTCGGGGTAGCGCTCGGCCTCTCGGGTGCCTTCGTGGCGCTGCCGATGGTCGTCAGCCGCCTGACCGGGACCCACCGGCCGGACGCCATGAAGCTCAGTGAATATGAGTGCGGCTTCCCGGCGTTCGAGGACAGCCGCTCGCAGTTCGACGTCCGTTTCTATCTGGTCGCGATCCTGTTCATCGTGTTCGACCTCGAGGCGGCCTTCCTCTTTCCCTGGGCGGTCTCGCTCAATCTCACCAAGTGGACCGGCTGGCTGTCGATGATGGGCTTCATCGGCGAACTCGCGCTGGGCCTCGCCTATGCGTGGAAGAAGGGTGCGCTCGAATGGGAGTGA
- a CDS encoding NuoB/complex I 20 kDa subunit family protein: MRADLDEKGFLVTSTESLFNWARTGSLWWMTFGLACCAVEMIHVNMPRYDLERFGVAPRASPRQSDVMIVAGTLCNKMAPALRRVYDQMAEPRYVISMGSCANGGGYYHYSYSVVRGCDRIVPVDIYVPGCPPTAEALLYGILQLQRKIRREGTIER; encoded by the coding sequence ATGCGCGCCGACCTCGACGAGAAGGGCTTCCTCGTCACCTCGACCGAGAGCCTGTTCAACTGGGCCCGCACCGGCTCGCTGTGGTGGATGACCTTCGGCCTGGCCTGCTGCGCGGTCGAGATGATCCACGTCAACATGCCGCGCTACGATCTCGAGCGGTTCGGCGTTGCCCCGCGCGCCAGCCCTCGCCAGTCGGACGTGATGATCGTCGCCGGGACCCTGTGCAACAAGATGGCCCCCGCGCTCCGCCGGGTCTACGACCAGATGGCCGAGCCGCGCTACGTCATCTCGATGGGCAGCTGCGCCAACGGCGGCGGCTATTATCACTACAGCTATTCGGTGGTCCGCGGCTGCGACCGCATCGTGCCGGTCGACATCTACGTCCCGGGCTGCCCGCCGACTGCCGAGGCCTTGCTTTACGGCATCCTCCAGCTCCAGCGGAAGATCCGCCGCGAAGGGACGATCGAGCGCTAG
- a CDS encoding NADH-quinone oxidoreductase subunit C: MATLAPHVPTHPVAADLAGEAASALGGMLLDSKDHVGELTLTVARESVAEACAILRDRLGFQQLMEIAGVDYPERPERFEVNYQLLSVTRNLRLRVKVLTDEAKPVPTVTGVWPVAGWLEREVFDLYGVTFAGHPDLRRILTDYGFEGFPLRKDFPLTGHVEMRYSELEKRVVYEPVSLAQDFRTFDFLTPWEGPEYRLPGDEKAVPEAPGAPSPAPAAPPKTSENVATPDSDKRAAKGDKPYTGEDEERGRAGAKQADAEARKPTSEKAASEVSKNSNTAEPKPAARSGQKPSGDATA; encoded by the coding sequence ATGGCGACCCTGGCCCCCCATGTCCCGACCCACCCGGTCGCGGCCGATCTCGCTGGCGAGGCGGCGTCCGCCCTTGGTGGCATGCTGCTCGACAGCAAGGACCATGTCGGCGAACTGACCTTGACCGTGGCGCGCGAGAGCGTCGCCGAGGCCTGCGCCATTCTGCGCGACCGGCTCGGCTTCCAGCAGCTGATGGAGATCGCCGGGGTTGATTATCCCGAGCGGCCCGAGCGGTTCGAGGTCAACTACCAGCTGCTGTCGGTCACCCGCAACTTGCGCCTGCGGGTCAAGGTGCTGACCGACGAGGCCAAGCCGGTGCCGACGGTGACTGGCGTATGGCCGGTCGCCGGATGGCTCGAGCGCGAGGTGTTCGACCTCTACGGCGTGACCTTCGCCGGCCACCCGGACCTGCGCCGGATCCTCACCGACTATGGCTTCGAGGGCTTTCCCCTTCGTAAGGACTTCCCGCTGACCGGTCATGTCGAGATGCGCTATTCCGAGCTCGAGAAGCGCGTCGTGTACGAGCCCGTCAGCCTTGCCCAGGACTTCCGGACCTTCGACTTCCTGACCCCATGGGAGGGGCCCGAGTACCGGCTTCCGGGCGACGAGAAGGCGGTGCCCGAGGCGCCCGGCGCGCCGTCGCCGGCTCCGGCCGCGCCGCCCAAGACCAGCGAGAATGTCGCCACCCCGGACAGCGACAAGCGCGCCGCGAAGGGCGACAAGCCCTACACGGGTGAGGACGAGGAACGCGGCCGCGCCGGCGCCAAGCAGGCCGACGCTGAGGCGCGCAAGCCGACCTCGGAAAAGGCCGCCAGCGAAGTCAGCAAGAACAGCAACACCGCCGAGCCGAAGCCGGCGGCGCGTTCCGGCCAGAAGCCGAGTGGGGACGCCACCGCATGA
- a CDS encoding NADH-quinone oxidoreductase subunit D — protein MTTTVELSVIPEAGPKPTAGDEAINNYTINFGPQHPAAHGVLRLIMELDGEIVERVDPHVGLLHRGTEKLIEYKTYAQALPYFDRLDYCSPMCMEHSFVLAAEKLMGLEIPLRAQYIRVLMAELTRIKNHMLNLGSHIMDVGAMTPNLWLFELREDLMQIYEAVSGARMHANYFRVGGVHQDIPPKVLNQIGEFLDNRVQLFEDAISLVADNRIFKQRNVDIGIVSKEDALAWGFSGPMIRASGLPWDLRKSQPYEVYDRMDFDIPVGTNGDCYDRFMVRVEEVRQSWRIARQCLKELPAGPVGTLDRKVFPPQRAEMKQSMEALIHHFKLYTEGYHVPAGEVYVATESPKGEFGVYLVADGTNKPYRCKIRPTAFSHLQAMDFMMKGHMLADTTAVLSAIDIVFGECDR, from the coding sequence ATGACCACCACCGTCGAACTCAGCGTCATCCCGGAGGCCGGTCCGAAGCCGACTGCCGGTGACGAGGCAATCAACAACTACACGATCAATTTCGGGCCCCAGCACCCGGCCGCGCACGGCGTGCTGCGGCTGATCATGGAGCTGGACGGCGAGATCGTCGAGCGGGTCGACCCGCATGTCGGGCTGCTTCATCGCGGCACCGAGAAGCTGATCGAGTACAAGACCTACGCCCAGGCGCTGCCCTATTTCGACCGCCTCGACTACTGCTCGCCGATGTGCATGGAGCACAGCTTCGTGCTCGCGGCCGAGAAGCTGATGGGGCTCGAGATCCCGCTCCGCGCGCAGTACATCCGCGTGCTGATGGCGGAACTGACCCGCATCAAGAACCACATGCTGAATCTCGGCTCCCACATCATGGACGTGGGGGCGATGACGCCCAACCTCTGGCTGTTCGAGCTCCGCGAGGACTTGATGCAGATCTACGAGGCGGTGTCGGGCGCGCGCATGCACGCCAACTACTTCCGCGTCGGTGGCGTCCACCAGGACATCCCGCCCAAGGTCCTCAACCAGATCGGCGAGTTCCTCGACAACCGGGTCCAACTGTTCGAGGACGCGATCAGCCTCGTCGCGGACAACCGCATCTTCAAGCAGCGCAATGTCGACATCGGCATCGTCTCCAAGGAAGATGCGCTGGCCTGGGGCTTCTCCGGCCCGATGATCCGCGCTTCCGGGCTGCCGTGGGATCTCCGCAAGTCGCAGCCCTATGAGGTCTACGACCGAATGGACTTCGATATCCCGGTCGGCACCAACGGCGACTGCTACGACCGCTTCATGGTCCGGGTCGAGGAAGTGCGGCAGAGCTGGCGGATTGCCCGCCAATGCCTGAAGGAGCTGCCCGCAGGCCCGGTCGGGACGCTGGACCGCAAGGTCTTCCCGCCCCAGCGCGCCGAGATGAAGCAGTCGATGGAAGCGCTGATCCATCACTTCAAGCTCTACACCGAGGGCTATCACGTGCCCGCCGGCGAGGTCTATGTCGCGACCGAGAGCCCCAAGGGCGAGTTCGGTGTCTATCTGGTCGCCGACGGCACCAACAAGCCCTACCGTTGCAAGATCCGCCCCACCGCCTTCTCGCACCTGCAGGCCATGGATTTCATGATGAAGGGCCACATGCTGGCCGACACCACCGCCGTCCTCTCGGCGATCGACATCGTATTCGGGGAGTGCGACCGCTAA